The Rattus rattus isolate New Zealand chromosome 13, Rrattus_CSIRO_v1, whole genome shotgun sequence nucleotide sequence TTATGTACTctcagctgagcatggtggcacaagcttgGTATCCCAGtgacttgggagactgaggcaggaggatctctcaaATCCAGGAATTGGAGGCTAGTCTGAATAATATAGTGAGATCCTttgccaagaaaaaaaagtaatttttgttgttttggtttactTTACCTTtgtaaattatacttttaaaaagtattttcctcCCTCAGCTAAAGTTTAGTTCATCTGGTTGCCAGAGCGATCACTGGGTCCTTCGCTGACCAGAGGGGCTGCTGCTGCGTTTCTTGGCATCTCCAAGGGCAGTTTCTGGTTAATACAAATTTTTCCCTTTCTGATAGACCACCACAGAAGCCGGGCAGCTTGAGGCTGATGTCGTTAAAGACCCGAGACTCTCCAGGTGGAGATGCCCGCTGCTCCTTTTGGTAAATTTACTTTTGAGACTtggatctcatgtagctcaggctggtctccacCTTGCCAAGTCGTTGAGGATAACCACGAACTTCTGACCTTTCCAAGtgtccacctcccaagggctgggattttAGCTGTGAGTCACTATGTCTCAGCTCAGCTGCTTATTCCTGAAGACTCTAAGCCCCCAGATCATATGGAAAAAGGCAAAGCTCTGTTTATAGGTGTCAACCTTATCTTCTTTCccaatttagaaaatatatattcacatttagATGAAGAAAGCCCTGAGTCCTCCACATACGCTGCGGTTCTCCCCAGAGACAGGCTCCGGCCTCGGCCCAAGGTCTTCCTCTGCTACTCCAGTAAAGACGGCCAGAATCACATGAATGTGGTCCAGTGTTTCGCCTACTTCCTACAGGATTTCTGTGGCTGTGAGGTATGGAATCTAGTTTCTTCTCTTACCCTGGGCAGGATGTATACTCCATCAGATTTCTCTTCGTGCCATCTCCCCATTGCAGGGCTGGGAACCTACTTTTTTGCCTAGTACCTTACTTTGCAAACCACAGTCTGTCTTGGTTTGTCCTGTCTGTCACCAGCAGCAAAGGTCTCCCGTGACACATTCATGCTTGAAACCATTGAGTGGCACCCACACGGTAGGATGCTTTGTGAGTGCCCTGACGTGGAACAGAGTGTGAGACTGTCATGTGACATCATGGGGAGCGCCTATAGGGTCAAGCTTCAGTTGGGGTATAAGggagagaacacaaatgaaaacAGCTTTAGGAACTGAGGCAATTCCCTGAGGGTGGTTTGCTAGGATTGGGAATGGAGGATGGGGCTTCCCCTAGAAGGGATCTTGGGGACCTGGAAGGAGTGTGTAACAGAGGACTGAGGTTGATTGGTTTGACGTCGGTGAGGGCTCCGTAATTTACAGAATGTTTGGATGTTCATGCTGGTTTCTTagtttttcctcctccccctccccttttccctgttcctcctccccttcttccttctcttccttctccttttgttttttctctgtagctctggctatcctggaattcaatttgtagatcaggctggcctcagatccatagagatccactgcctctgcctcccaagtcctgggatgaaaggcattCATGCACCCCTATGCCTGGCTTTCTGAGTCTTCTTGAATTAACTGTCATCATCATGTAGCTTTTCCATCAATTTTTAACTCTTAGAGCGGTGTCTTAGCTATTGTTAGGTGTCTTAGCTAATGTTGAAGGCATAACCTATTTGTCACAAATGCAATTATCATGTGACGGGTTTTTTTAGTCCATTTGGCCCATTTGTTTGGTGAGACTGCCCTCTGGTGTTAATAAGAAGTATTTAAAAGCTGGTGGGATTGCCTCCTGTTGGGAAAGCCATGAGTTTAGCCGATGAACAGCTGCTGAGAAACACTGCAGACTGCAACTGTAGCCAGCGGCGCCATGCTGTTGGTATCCATTCCCTGTTCTTTTGTGCGTAGATGAAACTGCACTTAGGGTTTTCTTTTGAATAGCTACATCATCTATAATACTGACTTAACATAGCTTGTGAAGCTTCTCTGTTCTGAGCTGGCCCATTTCTGACGATTTCTCAAGGATAAATGCCTTAAAATGGAATTGTTCAGAGATAGGAAGattcttaaaaatacttttttatatttattaagatGAAatcagctggggttggggatttagctcagtggtagagcgcttgcctaggaagtgcaaggccctgggttcgggtccccagctcaaaaaaaaaaaaaaaaaaaaaaaaaaaaagatgaaatcagCTAGTACAGAGGTCTTTTTGTCTTTACAGATTTGTAAAACATTCCACATCTGATTTAACAAACTACACAGGTCAAGAGATTAGTAGACAGACTGTTTTTGTGCGATATAGAAACCTAGGAGCCACATATTTTAAAGAGCCAGTTTGCTGGAATGTGcatagtgtgtagtgtgtagttttTAGCTATGCTGCTTTGTGCTCCTGGAGGGGCACgcacttccacccacccacccacccaggagcTGTATGGATCCTTGAGTgaaacacccacacaccccacccacccagccccaAACCCCGCCCCACACAAGCTTAGTTTTGAAAAGCCTTGGCCATTCAGGGCCTGGGCAGATCTAATTCTCCTCCTGGCCATCATAGATTTCACTCTGGTACTCCTGACTCTACATCCTCTAAAACTATgatttatctttgctgccctgttcctTCTGGGCGGCCCCCTCGTCTTTGCTGCCTAAGAtgcttctgggcagcccttccgGGGACCGCATTCCTTCCCACCTACATTTCGgatgattttccttctgcagctctaaatctgatctgTCTCCCTCCAAAACCTGgtgattctcctctctcttcctctctcccttgtcTGTCGTAGCCTAAGCAAATCTGAGGGTCCCAACCAGCCTCCCTTTGCCCAGtggcatctttatttatcaatcaaaaGTCAATTGAGGACAGGTCCTTCAGCGTTTGGACACACAGGTTCCCAATTAAGTCAAAACagtagaaccaatccccaacaataATGTTAGCATGGATTAAAGTATGGAATGAGTCAGTATTCTTTTCAGCAGATGGGTACATGTTGGGGCTCTCTTCTCGGGTACCATTTTAGAACAGGAGGGTTTAATCCTTCCAGAGTAGCCCTCTTCTGTATAATCTCTGTTTGGCTGTTAGGGATTATTTTTTGACTACTTTTGAGTCAGGGGACGCTGCTTACAGTATCCCACAGGAGAGACTGTATGAATACAGTTTCCAGGGGACGCTGTTTACAGTATCCCACAGGAGAAACTGTACTAATACAGTTACCAGGGGACACTGCTTATAGTATTAGATCAAAGCAGTTTGAAAGAGTAAAAACCCATTGAGGGCATCAGACATACTtagatttctttgctttttcaggGATCCTACTACTCTCTTGACCTTCTTACTCAAACCCCGTGGTTCACAGGTCCTGTGGAGCTCTGACACTGTAGATCTTATGAGACCATAGAGAAAGGTGCAGCCCTGAGAGGGTTAACACAGGAAAACTATACTATATGTCAATACAGCAGGCTAAACCTGGGTCTATAAATACGACCACAGAGGTCTTCTTTCTCAGTCACGCTCTGAATATGAGTCAGCTGTCATTGAAGATGGCTCTGGCACCAGGCCTACGTTCCATATCACAAGACAGTATGGTGTCACTTTCTCTCCTCAGAGCTATTTAGCCTGTGTCCAGGATCTTTCTGTTCCTTGTACCCAGCAGTCTTACTCATCACACAGACCACTCACAGTTCCTTCCCATCATAAGACATCCTCAAGGTGCCTTAGACAAGCTGCTGAAAATCCTGGCTTCTGTCTCTCCTGTAGGGCAGCAGTGGTAGTGACCCCATGTGTTATCACATGATGTCATGGACGACAAGCACTTTTGGGAAGTCTGGTGTGTGGATGCGGTTGTTGACCACAGagtgtgtgggcatgcacacgcacacacgtacactctGGTAACCCAGATAGATCCTCCATGTATCTTGGTTAAAAATGGctgaagggggctggagagatggctcagcggttaagagcacccaactgctcttccagaggtcatgagttcaattcccagcaaccacatggtggctcacaaccatctgtaaagagatctggtgccctcttctggtgtatctgaagacagctacagtgtacttatatataataaatgaataaatcttaaaaaaaaaaaaaaatggctgaaggGCAGATGATGGGACCTCATTGCCTTGCTCCCGTCTTCGTGCTGGGCATCGGTGTAAACGAGTACCGAGGTGACCTGTGCTCTTTTCCAGGTGGCTCTGGACCTGTGGGAAGATTTCAGCCACTGCATAGAGGGCCAGAGAGAATGGGTCATTCAGAAGATCCATGAGTCCCAGTTCATCATTGTCGTGTGCTCCAAAGGCATGAAGTACTTTGTAGATAAGAAGAGCTACAGACACAAAGGAGGCAGTCGTAGCAGCACGGGGCAAGGAGAGCTCTTCCTAGTGGCCGTGGCAGCCATTGCTGAGAAGCTCCGTCAGGCCAAGCAGAGCTCATCTGCGGCACTGAGCAAGTTCATCGCCGTCTACTTTGATTATTCCTGTGAAGGGGATGTCCCCTGTACCCTGGACCTGAGCACCAAATACAAGCTCATGGACAACCTTCCTGAGCTCTGTTCCCATCTGCActcaggaggacaggaggagctgGGCCAGCACCCAGGACACAGCAGCAGAAGGAACTACTTTCGGAGCAAAGCTGGCCGCTCCCTGTATGTTGCCATTTGTAACATGCACCAGTTTATTGATGAAGAACCTGACTGGTTCGAGAAGCAGTTTATACCCTTCCACCCTCCCCCTGTGCGCTACCAGGAGCCAGTCCTGGAGAAGTTTGACTCAGGTTTGGTTTTAAATGATGTCATAAGCAAACCAGGGCCAGAGAGTGACTTCTGCCTAAAAGTTGAGGCTTCTATACTTGGGGCCACTGGGCCAGCTGACTCTTACTCATACCTGGAGAATCAGCATGCAGGCCTGGACCAAGACACTGAGGCCCAGCCCGCCTGTGATGGTGGCCCTGCCTTGCAGCCCCTGTTGCATGCAGTGAAAGCTGGCAGTCCTTCAGATATGCCACGGGACTCGGGCATATACGACTCCTCTGTGCCCTCATCagagctgtctctgcctctgatgGAAGGACTCTCCCCTGATCAGATAGAAACGTCTTCCCTGACGGAGAgcgtctcttcctcctctggcctAGGTAAGATGCCTTAGGACTGGGCCCTTATTTTATCCATCTGACTGTCTGCCttatcatccatctgtctgtctgtctatctatatctatctatctatctatctatctatctatctatctatctatctatctatctatctatatctatctatcatctattgcttgtttgttttttgtttttgttttgagacagggtcttgcttgtgcagctctgactgtccccagaactcactgtagatcaggctggtcctaaactcacagagatccacctgattctgcttcctgagtgctgggattaaaggcttacacTACTATGTCTGACTAGGGAACTGGGCCTTTGGTACAGGCCGTACAGCCGATGCTGGTAATTGTGACAGCCGCTCAAACCCCTCCTCCACTGTTATACATGCTGTTGCCTGTGGAAtcgcctttttaaaaatttatgtgtgCGCACATACATGAGAATGAGGGCTGCGTATGGCATGCGCCCTGGCACATATGGACCAAAGGATACCTTGTGGGAATAgatctccctccaccatgtgggtcccacaGGTTAAGCTCCGGTTGTCAGCCTTGGTGGCAGTCTCCTAACTCTGAGCTGTCTCGTCTGCCTTGCGTACCCTCCCTGCACTCTGAAAAGATTGGAATACTAAATGCATGCACTGGCAAGGGTCTGTGGGATTGTGTCCCTGCTGGGAGTGAGGTGTTTGTTGCCTTTATCCTTCCACTGCCTTTAAAGCCCAGGTGTCTGTTGAACCTGTGTTCACGAACACTGTATTCTTCTCTGTGCAAGTTTTGCACAGTGGTGCAGGAAGGAGGGCTTTTCCCCAGAGAGCCTCAGGAATCTACCACACCTATAATTTGTTGGAGTCATGCATGTAAAACTTTGGCTCTAAAGGAGGGGATCTTTCTTCCGTTGCTAAGAGGACTCGATCCTATTAAGGGGATGAGAGTTACTCTGAGTTGGTTCTGATGCCTGCCTCATTTGTACAACACACAAGAGCGAGCGAATCCCAGCCACACTGTGGCACTGGGGGTCTGGATCAGTGACATGTACTGATCGTggctctgtcctttcttctccttaGGTGAGGAGGATCCCCCTACCCTCCCTTCCAAGCTCCTTGCCTCTGGGGTGTCCAAAGGAGAACATGGTTTCCACAGCTACACTGATGAACTCCAAGCGGCTGCCCCTTTGTAAGAGCACGGAAGAACGTAAACGTCGTCACTTTAGCTGCCGTTCTCGCTGGTTCCCCAGCTCCTCTGGTCGTACAGCCTGCTTGGAGCTGAGGAGGGCTCGCACGAGGATATCTGGAATGAAATTCTGGCTAGCACTCAACCCGTTCTGCTCCAGCCTTCTAACAGATACTTAGCGAGGTCTCCCGTTTCCCAGAAGCATATGGAACCCTGAAAAGGCATGTCCATTAGATCTGACCACAGCTGTCCGCGTGAGGCCGGTCCTTGGATCGGAGCCTATTCTGAGGGGTAGAGCGGAAACAGGTAAAGAGAAACAGGACAGCACCCGCACAGCCTGCTCTGGCTTCTCTTGAACTCTGCAAACTCTAACTTGGCTACTTAAACTCAAAACAATTTATGGAAAAGCCCTCTTGACACTGTTACATCTACCCGTGTCAAGTACCGTCGGGACCCGGGCTGTGCTGCAAGTGATGTTTCTGTCCATTTTGACGTGGAACTTACACTGTCCTGAGTGTTAAGGGAACTTTGAGTCCAAGGTCCAGACAATGACTGAACGTCCATCCAGTCACTTTTTGTGAAACAACTCCCTCTGTTACTGGGAAACATGGCCGACCAGGACGGAATCCTGTGGGTCCTGTGGAGCAGGCTGACCATCTTGACTGTTCTACGTGAAATGGGTTGATGAGTATGTCAGAACCTGGGCGTTTTCCCTGCGTTGAAGTAGCCGTCACGTGGGAGCCCCAGCCGTCTGTTTCGTTTCCCTGGGATGCATTTACTGCTTTACCGTAGCTCGGGTGGTGATGGCTGGAAATGGAGGCCTGGTGTCCATTACCCAGCCGGGCAGCAACACTATTGGAATTTGTGGCTGGTGCTGTGTCTTGAGTGTTAGAGAGGTCAGAATCCACTAATACACGACAGGGCGCGGGAGACGGTGGCCAGTTAATCTGCTGGTTTTGACAAGTGACAAACCTCCTTTGCAGAAGGCTGAAAGGAGGAGATTTGTTACAAAAGTAAATGCTCTATTTTTTATGAATGAACCTTGTACAGACATTCTGTTCCCAAAGGTAAAGCATCTCTTCATGTCCCGCATGTTAATGAGATGTATATGATGATGTGTCCGTCCCCTCTACGGAAACCCTCGTCCCTCGCCCCGGCGCGCTTGGCGTGTGCATCCTTCTCCACTGTTATCATGGCTGCTGCTGGGTTTTGGCAGCCTGTCTTCTCGGCGTTCTGTCAGGGACTATTCATttttcccatcccccctccagcTTGGAGCAGCATGAAGGGGTTGCGGAGGAAGATCCCAAGGTCGGGTGTGGAGGGCTCAGGGGTTTTCCTTCTAAGCACCTTTTCCGTGGGGGCAGGAGGGACGCCTCAGTTCCTGCTGAGAAGAAGAAGCGGTTTGTGTGTCTTTTGGATGAAAACATCCTCATCCCCGCTCTGCACGGGCAGCTGGCAGCTTCTCAGGAGAACGTGCTCCTGTGTTCTCTGGCAGAGAACAGAGCAGCTGCTCTGGGCAAGCGGCGAGCTGGTCTCACCAGGCATCTCGGCAGAGTTTGCGCCGTATTATCACTGGAATCCACACTGCGCAGGCAGAGCTCCCACCTCTGCAAGGCTCTCCTGGCCATGGCCAGTCTTGGCATTCATTCTGTGAGGGAGACTGGTGGGCCTACATTGCTAATGTATGACCGCTCCCTGGGAACATCAtcagagaggttttttttttcccctttttaaattgAGGCCAAGAAATATTTTATGTCCCCCAAAGAGCCATTAGAAACCACATTGAGGATAGATACTCAGCCTTGCATAGGGACTGTGGGGTCCCTGAGAGTGCCCAGGAGCAGCATGGGGCCTTGGGCTTAGCATTAGCTGGATCCTAGGCCCAGGCAGAGAGCTCACTGCTTGAATTCAGATGAGGAAACTGTAGGGAAGCCGTGTGAACCATGTATCTTGCTAGTCTGAAAAGTCAGGGTCAGGCgatggtttttgtttgtatttagcAGTTGGGATGCTTTTATTTTGACATATGGGAGCTTCTGATCAGACGACCCAGATTCTAACGTACCAGGCGATGAAATGACAGTAAAGTTGCTTAACCCAGAACGAGCTGATAGTGGGTGGAACAATATCATTCGTCAGCCCCTTCCCCATACACCTCATCATTGAGCCAGGAGTGAGAATTGTCTTGCAGGTTAAGGCAAGGCGCCAGCTCCGAACAGAGCTGCAGTCCTTGACTCAGAATTGCCCGTGGAATAGAGAAGGGTTCTGAGGAGGCACAGGCTTTTTGATGCTGTAGGGAAACAAGAGTTCAGGGCTGAGAGTGAACCGTTTGTGGGGAAATAGACCAGGTCCACTGGAAGGGAGGCCAGGGCGCCAGGAAACCAAGGAAGTTGTTGACCTGTGTTTATGGGTGTCCCACAGGTGCTTCTCATGTATGTGACTGACTCAGAGGTGAATCAGAAACAAAGCTCACCTGCCCTTGAGACCCCAACTTACCACGTCATAGTGGTGCATGTTGTTCGTTTTCTTGACAACCTCAAGTGGTAGGTCCTCTGACTTTTATGTAAGTAACTAAATAGGGAactgcttccccccccccaaagtgtGGGATTGCAGGAGTGCAGGAGCTTTTCAGAAGGAACAGGGAAACTGTTTTATTCCTGGTGGTGAAATggcacaaaagaaaagaaaacagcaagtcCTAGCTATCTCAACACGAGAGAACATTCTGCCCTTATTGGGAAAGGGTAGGCAACACCAATGTGAAGGTTTCTAGTCTTTTTAaaagtcctccattgttggggatGGTTGCTGGTAATTGGCAAAGTTTGTGTTTTCTGGGGCATCAGTATGCCCAGGC carries:
- the Il17rd gene encoding interleukin-17 receptor D, whose translation is MAPWLQLCSFFFTVNACLNGSQLAVAAGGSGRARGADTCGWRGVGPASRNSGLYNITFRYDNCTTYLSPVGKHMIADAQNITISQYACNDQVAVTILWSPGALGIEFLKGFRVILEELRSEGRQCQQLILKDPKQLNSSFKRTGMESQPFLNMKFETDYFVKIVPFPSIKNESDYHPFFFRTRACDLLLQPDNLACKPFWKPRNLNITQYGSDMQVSFHHAPQNFGFRGFHVHYKLKHEGPFRRRTCRQDQNAETTSCLLQNVSPGDYVIELVDDSNTTRKAAQYVVKPVQSPWAGPIRAVAITVPLVVISAFATLFTVMCRKKQQENIYSHLDEESPESSTYAAVLPRDRLRPRPKVFLCYSSKDGQNHMNVVQCFAYFLQDFCGCEVALDLWEDFSHCIEGQREWVIQKIHESQFIIVVCSKGMKYFVDKKSYRHKGGSRSSTGQGELFLVAVAAIAEKLRQAKQSSSAALSKFIAVYFDYSCEGDVPCTLDLSTKYKLMDNLPELCSHLHSGGQEELGQHPGHSSRRNYFRSKAGRSLYVAICNMHQFIDEEPDWFEKQFIPFHPPPVRYQEPVLEKFDSGLVLNDVISKPGPESDFCLKVEASILGATGPADSYSYLENQHAGLDQDTEAQPACDGGPALQPLLHAVKAGSPSDMPRDSGIYDSSVPSSELSLPLMEGLSPDQIETSSLTESVSSSSGLGEEDPPTLPSKLLASGVSKGEHGFHSYTDELQAAAPL